GCGTGGAGCGCTGCCTGCGCTACGCGTTCAACTACGCTCAGAAGCGTCATGCAGGGAAGAACTGGGGCGGCCTGAAGCCCGAGGATGTCAAGGCGGGCAAGAAGTCCCAACTGACCTTGTGTGGCAAGACCAATGTGCTCACCTATGCGTTTGATCTGTGGGAACGGGCGTTTCATGAAATTGGCGAACAAGATTATAAGAATGTGAAGCGCGACTATGCGCATGTGGATGCCACGACCATGTGGTTTGTTAAGAACCCCGAGTGGTTTGACGTGATTGTGACCGATAACATGTTTGGCGACATCATCACCGACCTGGGCGCCATGATCCAGGGCGGCATGGGCATCGCCGCCGGCGGTAATATCAATCCCGAGGGTACCAGCATGTTCGAGCCTATCGGTGGCAGCGCGCCCAAGTACACCAATCTGAACGTCATCAATCCGCTGGCTGCAATTTGCGCTGGCGCGATGATGCTCGATTATCTGGGCGAAGCGAAGGCCGCGAAGGCCATTGAAGATGCGGTGATCAAAGTGGTGCGCACGAAACTCAAGAGCC
The genomic region above belongs to Verrucomicrobiota bacterium and contains:
- a CDS encoding 3-isopropylmalate dehydrogenase encodes the protein MKSYNIAVVGGDGTGPEVVREAVKVLDVAAKKFKLKLNYTDYDIGGDRYLRTNEVLPDSVVTELRKFPAILLGAIGHPGVKPGILEKGILLRLRFELEQYINLRPVKLYDDRYCPIKDKTPEHIDFVVVRENNEGLYTGSGGFVFKNTPHEIAVQESINTRRGVERCLRYAFNYAQKRHAGKNWGGLKPEDVKAGKKSQLTLCGKTNVLTYAFDLWERAFHEIGEQDYKNVKRDYAHVDATTMWFVKNPEWFDVIVTDNMFGDIITDLGAMIQGGMGIAAGGNINPEGTSMFEPIGGSAPKYTNLNVINPLAAICAGAMMLDYLGEAKAAKAIEDAVIKVVRTKLKSLAAGKMGYTTTQVGDLVAATL